The Verrucomicrobium spinosum DSM 4136 = JCM 18804 genome includes a region encoding these proteins:
- a CDS encoding BatA domain-containing protein, whose translation MTFLEPALLFALPLAALPVIIHLIHLYRRRQVKWAAMMFLLMAQRMNKGLSRLRQVLILAFRVLAVAAIIFVVTRPLAGGWLGLTGGAPDTVMILLDRSASMEQQNTTTGVSKRLAGLRNIARAIHDAVGTRSRLVLVDSAVGDPQSLDKAERLLDMPQTGPTDTKADIPGMLQKALDYITTNKSGRTDVWVLSDLQQGDWDAAGGRWETLRSAYAALQGVRFHLLAYPQIAEDDLAVRVERVTRRETSAKAELLMDLRITRQAGQALVPIEVPLRVVINGAATTVKVTLKESQLVLQGQTFPIDKSLKRGWGRVELPGDACLPNNAWHFVFDEPPPMRSVIVSDDELETSGLVAALGAQADPSRKYAVTRLRSQRAAEIPWDETALIVWQAPLPKADDVLARQLENHVASGRSVLFLPPESPDDVRFLGLGWGSWQGGTGTRALAVEWWRNDADILANLRDGTALPVGSVEVTRHVTVLGEGVPLARLPNREPLLVRAGGEQGGGAYFLGTLTGPGASSLARDGVVMFAMLHRSLNEGARTLGKARQRSAALGSLGTDPSAWKPVEAREESVPSINLPLLAGVRSSGELLTALNRPATEDEPLHLTSANLDELFAGLDYRFLTDTLDDGRSLTSEIWRTFLMVMALALLGEAILCMPGRPEPGRAAANPFFARANADPAQNGSTNFREPAQPTA comes from the coding sequence ATGACCTTCCTCGAACCAGCGTTGTTGTTCGCCCTGCCGCTCGCCGCGCTGCCGGTGATCATTCACCTTATCCACCTCTATCGGCGGCGTCAGGTGAAGTGGGCGGCCATGATGTTCCTGCTCATGGCGCAGCGGATGAACAAGGGGCTGTCCCGGCTGCGGCAGGTGCTCATTCTGGCCTTCCGCGTGCTGGCCGTGGCCGCCATCATCTTTGTGGTCACCCGCCCCCTGGCCGGTGGCTGGCTGGGCCTGACCGGAGGCGCGCCAGACACGGTCATGATCCTGCTGGACCGCTCCGCGAGCATGGAGCAGCAGAACACCACCACCGGGGTGAGCAAACGCCTGGCGGGGCTGCGCAACATCGCCCGGGCCATTCATGATGCGGTGGGCACCCGTTCCCGGCTCGTGCTGGTGGACAGTGCCGTGGGGGATCCACAGTCGCTCGACAAGGCGGAGCGTCTGCTGGACATGCCGCAAACGGGGCCCACGGACACGAAGGCAGACATTCCCGGCATGCTGCAAAAGGCCCTGGACTACATCACCACCAACAAGTCCGGCCGCACGGACGTGTGGGTCCTGAGCGACCTGCAACAGGGCGACTGGGATGCCGCAGGAGGTCGCTGGGAAACCTTGCGCAGCGCCTACGCTGCTCTCCAGGGGGTGCGGTTCCACTTGCTCGCTTACCCTCAGATAGCGGAGGATGATCTGGCGGTGCGGGTGGAGCGGGTGACCCGGCGGGAGACCTCTGCCAAGGCGGAACTGCTCATGGATCTGCGCATCACGCGCCAGGCCGGGCAGGCGCTCGTGCCGATCGAAGTACCGCTGCGAGTGGTTATCAATGGAGCTGCCACGACGGTGAAGGTCACGCTCAAGGAAAGCCAGCTGGTGCTTCAAGGGCAGACCTTCCCCATCGACAAGTCGCTCAAGCGGGGCTGGGGCCGGGTGGAGTTGCCGGGAGATGCCTGCCTGCCCAACAACGCGTGGCACTTCGTCTTTGATGAACCTCCTCCCATGCGCTCCGTGATCGTGTCCGATGATGAGCTGGAGACCTCCGGCCTCGTCGCCGCGCTTGGGGCTCAGGCGGATCCCTCGCGCAAATACGCCGTGACCCGGCTTCGTAGCCAACGGGCCGCAGAGATCCCCTGGGATGAGACGGCCCTGATCGTGTGGCAGGCCCCGCTGCCCAAGGCGGATGACGTCCTGGCGCGACAGCTTGAGAATCATGTGGCATCGGGCAGGTCCGTGTTGTTTCTCCCGCCCGAGTCACCGGATGACGTTCGATTTCTCGGACTGGGCTGGGGATCCTGGCAGGGCGGCACCGGCACCCGGGCCCTGGCGGTGGAGTGGTGGCGCAATGATGCCGACATCCTGGCCAATCTGCGCGATGGCACCGCGCTGCCGGTGGGCAGTGTGGAGGTGACCCGGCACGTGACGGTCCTGGGTGAGGGCGTGCCTCTGGCCCGGCTGCCCAATCGTGAACCCCTCCTCGTCCGTGCGGGTGGTGAGCAGGGCGGGGGAGCTTATTTCCTTGGCACTCTGACCGGACCCGGCGCGTCCAGCTTGGCGCGGGACGGGGTGGTCATGTTTGCCATGCTGCACCGGTCGCTCAATGAAGGGGCTCGCACCCTGGGCAAGGCCCGGCAGCGTTCCGCCGCCTTAGGCTCGCTGGGGACGGATCCTTCCGCGTGGAAGCCTGTCGAGGCACGCGAGGAAAGTGTTCCTTCCATCAATCTCCCGCTCCTGGCCGGGGTGAGGTCTTCTGGTGAGCTGCTCACCGCCCTGAACCGGCCGGCGACAGAGGATGAGCCCCTGCATCTCACCTCGGCGAATCTGGACGAACTGTTTGCGGGCCTCGACTACCGGTTCCTCACGGACACGCTGGACGACGGCCGCAGCCTCACCAGTGAGATCTGGCGCACCTTCCTCATGGTCATGGCCCTGGCCCTTCTGGGCGAGGCCATCCTGTGCATGCCCGGCCGTCCGGAGCCGGGCCGGGCTGCCGCCAACCCCTTCTTTGCCCGGGCGAATGCCGATCCCGCCCAGAACGGATCGACGAATTTCCGCGAACCCGCGCAACCCACGGCATGA
- a CDS encoding DUF58 domain-containing protein encodes MAEEKRSFLEPAVLARLMALPLHARQTMLGSVSGKHRSPVKGSSLEFAQYRKYVPGDDTRRLDWRTWGRSDRFYIKEFEADTNLRLCLLLDTSGSMGFGPAGATRLDYARKLAGTLAYLAAQQGDAAGLWSMAEPAIEIPPKRGASHLGLVLDQMGTIQPLGGTTLLAALHNAAEKIRQRALIVILSDFFVPPIELKSAIQHLRFRRHDVAAFHLLDQQELDFDFDRPARFVDMEGGEMVLADPSLIARNYREAVRQYLMEMDELVRTTGMDYHRVKLHDRYEDVLARFLLGRTPKRGSR; translated from the coding sequence ATGGCGGAAGAGAAGCGATCCTTTCTGGAGCCTGCCGTGCTGGCCAGGCTGATGGCGCTTCCCCTCCATGCCCGGCAGACCATGCTGGGCAGCGTCTCGGGGAAGCACCGCAGCCCCGTGAAGGGCTCCTCGCTCGAGTTTGCCCAGTATCGCAAGTATGTGCCAGGAGATGACACCCGCCGTCTGGACTGGCGCACCTGGGGCCGGAGTGACCGCTTTTACATCAAGGAGTTCGAGGCAGACACAAACCTCCGGCTCTGCCTCTTGCTGGATACCAGCGGCTCCATGGGCTTCGGCCCGGCAGGGGCCACCCGGCTGGACTATGCCCGCAAGCTGGCGGGAACGCTGGCCTACCTCGCCGCCCAGCAGGGGGATGCGGCAGGCCTCTGGAGCATGGCTGAGCCGGCGATTGAGATCCCTCCCAAACGCGGAGCCTCGCACCTCGGCCTGGTGCTCGATCAGATGGGGACCATCCAGCCCCTCGGCGGCACCACCCTCCTGGCTGCCCTGCACAATGCGGCCGAAAAGATCCGCCAGCGGGCGCTCATCGTCATCCTGTCGGATTTCTTCGTGCCTCCGATCGAGTTGAAGTCCGCCATCCAGCATCTCCGCTTTCGCCGGCATGATGTGGCCGCCTTTCATCTGCTGGACCAGCAGGAGCTGGACTTCGACTTCGACCGGCCTGCAAGGTTTGTGGACATGGAAGGCGGGGAGATGGTCCTGGCCGACCCCTCCCTGATCGCGCGGAACTACCGCGAGGCGGTGCGCCAGTACCTCATGGAAATGGACGAACTGGTGCGCACCACCGGCATGGACTACCACCGGGTGAAGCTGCACGACCGGTACGAGGACGTGCTGGCGCGGTTCCTTCTCGGACGCACCCCCAAACGCGGCTCCCGATGA
- a CDS encoding AAA family ATPase, with the protein MPDPASSPLPKDDVAAIDELREVYVRLCNELKKIIVGQQKVVEQLAICLFARGHALLMGVPGLAKTLLISRLAETMSLSFSRIQFTPDLMPMDITGTDILQELPGGKRSFEFAKGPVFANIVLADEINRAPSKTQAAMLEAMQEHRVTVAGRTYTLDSPFFVLATQNPIEQEGTYPLPEAQLDRFMFMIGVDYPSREEEVAIARSTTGLTLPRLEHVLDGPKVLAFQDLVRRVPVPDHVYEFAVDLVRRTRPNGGEAPSWLKPLVSWGAGPRAVQYLILGAKARAALQGSYMVRLEDVTEVADPVLRHRVMTTFTAESEGVTSRDLTKRLVDELSTAA; encoded by the coding sequence ATGCCAGATCCAGCCTCCTCTCCGCTGCCCAAGGACGATGTCGCCGCCATTGATGAACTTCGCGAGGTGTATGTCCGCCTCTGCAACGAGTTGAAAAAAATCATCGTCGGTCAGCAGAAGGTGGTCGAGCAGTTGGCCATCTGCCTGTTTGCCCGAGGTCACGCTTTGCTCATGGGGGTGCCAGGTCTGGCCAAGACGCTGCTTATCAGCCGGCTGGCGGAGACGATGTCTCTTTCCTTCAGCCGCATCCAGTTCACGCCGGACCTGATGCCCATGGACATCACGGGCACGGACATCCTCCAGGAGCTGCCGGGAGGAAAGCGCAGCTTCGAGTTCGCCAAGGGTCCGGTGTTCGCGAACATCGTGCTGGCGGACGAGATCAACCGCGCCCCTTCCAAGACCCAGGCGGCCATGCTGGAGGCCATGCAGGAGCACCGCGTGACGGTGGCGGGGCGCACCTACACGCTGGACTCTCCCTTTTTCGTGTTGGCGACGCAGAACCCCATTGAGCAGGAAGGCACCTATCCGCTGCCCGAGGCGCAGCTGGACCGCTTCATGTTCATGATCGGAGTGGACTACCCCTCCCGGGAGGAGGAGGTGGCCATCGCACGCAGCACCACAGGCCTGACCCTGCCGAGGCTGGAGCACGTGCTGGACGGTCCCAAGGTATTGGCATTCCAGGACCTGGTGCGTCGCGTGCCTGTGCCGGATCACGTCTATGAGTTCGCCGTGGATCTGGTGCGCCGCACCCGGCCGAATGGCGGCGAGGCTCCCAGCTGGCTGAAGCCCCTCGTAAGCTGGGGGGCGGGACCGCGCGCCGTGCAGTACCTCATTCTGGGGGCCAAGGCTCGCGCCGCGCTCCAGGGCAGCTACATGGTGCGCCTGGAAGATGTGACTGAGGTGGCCGACCCTGTGCTGCGTCACCGGGTGATGACCACCTTCACGGCCGAGTCCGAAGGGGTGACCAGCCGGGATCTCACCAAGCGGCTCGTGGATGAGCTCAGCACGGCGGCGTGA